A genomic region of Candidatus Eisenbacteria bacterium contains the following coding sequences:
- a CDS encoding GDP-mannose 4,6-dehydratase, which produces MMRVLVTGGAGFIGSHLVESLLARGDEVWALDDLSTGRMENLGGCIGDPKFHFVRGTVTDRECVSRLASGVDRIFHLAAAVGVRKIMEEPLRSLMTNLTGTEVVLEAASARNLRTVIFSSSEVYGKGARVPFHEDDDLVLGATGVLRWSYACGKAADEFMAMAYSYERHLPVTVVRCFNTCGPRQSDAYGMVIPTFLNRALRGEAVPVHGDGSQTRCFSYVGDVVRGVLLLADSEVTAGQVYNIGNDEEVSILGLAQRILQMVDSRSRIMYVPYREVYGPHFEDMARRVPSLEKIQAAVGYRPEVSLEQLLEITLLAVRNGQIASATA; this is translated from the coding sequence ATGATGCGCGTATTGGTGACGGGTGGGGCCGGCTTCATCGGGTCCCACCTTGTGGAAAGCCTGCTGGCACGCGGCGACGAGGTCTGGGCCCTGGACGACCTCTCGACCGGGCGCATGGAGAACCTGGGCGGCTGCATCGGGGATCCGAAGTTCCACTTCGTGCGCGGCACGGTCACGGACCGCGAGTGCGTGTCCCGCCTGGCGTCGGGCGTGGACCGGATCTTCCACCTGGCCGCGGCCGTGGGCGTGCGCAAGATCATGGAGGAGCCGCTCCGCTCCCTCATGACCAACCTCACGGGCACCGAGGTGGTGCTCGAGGCCGCCTCCGCGCGCAACCTGCGCACGGTGATCTTCTCCAGTTCCGAAGTGTACGGCAAGGGCGCCCGGGTGCCGTTCCACGAGGACGACGACCTGGTGCTCGGCGCCACCGGGGTGCTCCGGTGGAGCTACGCCTGCGGCAAGGCCGCCGACGAGTTCATGGCCATGGCCTACTCGTACGAGCGGCACCTCCCGGTCACCGTGGTGCGCTGCTTCAACACCTGCGGCCCCCGGCAGTCGGATGCCTACGGAATGGTCATTCCCACCTTCCTGAACCGCGCGCTGCGCGGGGAGGCCGTCCCGGTCCACGGCGACGGTTCCCAGACCCGCTGCTTCTCCTACGTCGGCGACGTGGTGCGCGGTGTGCTGCTGCTGGCCGACTCGGAGGTCACCGCGGGGCAGGTCTACAACATCGGCAACGACGAGGAGGTGTCCATCCTGGGGCTGGCCCAGCGGATCCTCCAGATGGTGGACAGCCGCTCGCGCATCATGTATGTCCCCTACCGCGAGGTCTACGGCCCGCACTTCGAGGACATGGCCCGCCGGGTGCCCAGCCTGGAGAAGATCCAGGCCGCCGTGGGTTATCGTCCGGAAGTCAGCCTCGAGCAGTTGCTGGAAATCACGCTGCTCGCGGTGCGCAACGGCCAGATCGCAAGCGCGACGGCCTGA
- a CDS encoding YjbH domain-containing protein: MKSTARAPRPAMALLALAGALALGMAGTPDRAASQASMSGLSGHWNVPGAELLGDGKLEFGYNSVPKRWAYDRRGEYRNDVYFATLGFLSRVEIGLRVTALPGFIAFSDVDSASRLTDSDRMVSVKVQLLRASRSMPDVTVGIEDLEGTRRFHTAYVVVGRGIPLGPLRFRADAGYAGPVFGKRTNVTLDGAFGAVDVWALDRIACGAEYDSEKWNLGLKARGPLGITGRLVWLHARDLSGGFGLSVNL; encoded by the coding sequence GTGAAATCCACCGCCCGGGCCCCCCGGCCCGCCATGGCCCTGCTGGCCCTCGCCGGAGCGCTGGCCCTCGGCATGGCCGGCACGCCGGACCGGGCCGCCAGCCAGGCCTCGATGAGCGGGCTTTCGGGCCATTGGAATGTGCCGGGCGCAGAACTTTTGGGGGACGGAAAGCTCGAATTCGGCTATAATTCTGTTCCAAAGCGGTGGGCCTACGACCGGCGGGGCGAGTATCGTAACGATGTATACTTCGCCACCCTCGGGTTCCTCTCGCGCGTCGAAATCGGCCTCCGGGTCACGGCGCTGCCGGGGTTCATCGCGTTCTCGGATGTGGATTCAGCCTCGCGCCTGACCGACTCCGACCGGATGGTCAGCGTGAAGGTGCAACTGCTTCGGGCTTCGCGATCCATGCCGGATGTCACGGTGGGGATCGAGGACCTGGAGGGCACGCGTCGCTTTCACACCGCCTACGTGGTCGTGGGCCGCGGCATCCCGCTGGGACCGCTGCGGTTCCGGGCCGATGCGGGCTACGCGGGCCCGGTGTTCGGCAAGCGCACGAATGTCACGCTGGACGGAGCGTTCGGCGCGGTGGACGTGTGGGCCCTGGACCGGATCGCGTGCGGCGCGGAGTACGATTCGGAGAAGTGGAACTTGGGGCTTAAGGCACGCGGGCCCCTGGGCATCACGGGGCGGCTGGTGTGGCTCCATGCGCGGGACCTCTCCGGGGGTTTCGGCTTGAGCGTGAATCTATAA
- a CDS encoding YjbH domain-containing protein, whose amino-acid sequence MRAIPCLWLACALAVAAAPPPARSQAAVADGPPEAMGANVLVDRLVALGFEEVRVAAAPGAGASAAAAGLRVVLENRRFRDPAFALGVVAAVLAGQDASRDCELILLRQGLPVARLRFLPEDVGALARGTLAPEVFADRIECEPLPDLDVEAWLAAGGPPGPPARSRARMRFDVGPRVTLDSQFGHIDQPFTYHLEIGPEISTQPWKGALLRASWAFPWAHGNDIPPDGLHPDYHQSRLGEAALFQFHRLGSHVLGSFSAGYFGVNRYGFSAGAGMTAGRSFYLDVSADLTGSLAFRPEMTYSGLTRVTFSGGATYRPGSPDLAFSVRGGRYLFGATAGSGTGAYAVRAEMARRFHQVEVGFFVVQAESKHYGGLRLSLPLPPAIRLRPNKLRLDAPPAFPAEYRTEEAPFEAQPVNSRLRAALLDDLWPSSIRAQWDSWIAGYLHVWQGQGGLEP is encoded by the coding sequence GTGAGGGCGATCCCCTGCCTGTGGCTGGCCTGCGCCCTGGCCGTGGCGGCGGCGCCCCCACCGGCGCGGTCCCAGGCCGCGGTGGCGGACGGGCCCCCGGAGGCGATGGGCGCGAATGTCCTCGTGGACCGCCTCGTGGCGCTGGGATTCGAGGAGGTCCGCGTGGCGGCGGCCCCCGGCGCCGGCGCGTCCGCCGCAGCCGCGGGCCTGCGGGTCGTCCTCGAGAACCGCCGCTTCCGGGACCCGGCGTTCGCCCTCGGCGTCGTGGCCGCGGTCCTCGCGGGGCAGGACGCCTCCCGGGACTGCGAACTGATCCTGCTGCGCCAGGGCCTGCCCGTGGCCCGGCTCCGGTTCCTCCCCGAAGACGTGGGAGCGCTGGCCCGCGGCACCCTCGCTCCGGAGGTGTTCGCCGACCGCATCGAGTGCGAGCCGCTGCCGGACCTCGACGTGGAGGCGTGGCTCGCCGCAGGCGGGCCACCCGGGCCACCCGCGCGCTCCCGCGCCCGCATGCGCTTCGACGTGGGGCCGCGCGTGACCTTGGACAGCCAGTTCGGGCACATTGACCAGCCGTTCACCTACCACCTGGAGATCGGCCCCGAGATCAGCACCCAGCCCTGGAAGGGCGCGCTGCTGCGGGCCAGCTGGGCGTTCCCATGGGCTCACGGCAACGACATCCCGCCCGACGGGCTGCACCCGGACTATCACCAGAGCCGCCTCGGAGAGGCGGCGCTGTTCCAGTTTCACCGGCTCGGAAGCCACGTCCTGGGTTCCTTCTCGGCAGGCTACTTCGGCGTGAACCGCTACGGGTTTTCCGCCGGGGCCGGCATGACGGCCGGGCGGAGCTTCTACCTCGACGTCTCGGCCGACCTCACCGGCTCGCTGGCCTTCCGCCCGGAAATGACCTACTCCGGGCTCACCCGGGTCACGTTCTCCGGCGGCGCGACCTATCGGCCGGGCAGTCCTGACCTGGCGTTCTCGGTGCGCGGGGGACGCTACCTGTTCGGGGCCACTGCCGGCTCGGGCACCGGCGCCTACGCGGTGAGGGCAGAGATGGCGCGCCGCTTTCACCAGGTGGAGGTCGGGTTCTTCGTGGTCCAGGCGGAATCCAAACACTATGGCGGGTTGCGGTTGAGCTTGCCGCTGCCACCAGCCATAAGGTTGCGGCCCAACAAGTTGCGTCTGGACGCCCCGCCCGCGTTCCCGGCCGAATACCGCACCGAAGAGGCCCCCTTCGAAGCCCAGCCGGTGAATTCCAGGCTGCGCGCGGCGTTGCTGGATGATCTCTGGCCCAGCTCCATCCGAGCCCAATGGGACTCCTGGATTGCCGGTTATCTCCACGTTTGGCAGGGACAGGGAGGGCTCGAGCCGTGA
- a CDS encoding tetratricopeptide repeat protein gives MERDRGSTRAAAGPSLPGWLGRPGRRTLFFAPFLLALLLSLPALRWPLVWDDINLLAGDTFTHRLRNVPAAFTRPFWNMDPPSRERFDYYRPVTTVTYILNYAAGGLRSEGYHGVNSLLYALTCGLLGLTLAELGLAAGVALAGATLFAAWPAHNESVLFIAGRTDLLAGGFGLLQLFFCARHRRDRGPGALNLAGMVVAGAGAAFSKEVGFAMPVVILAHEWASGWRRDSWIRSLASVVPAAAGFTAARLVLAGRPHAAWAGVEPFLTTFGLASSILLLPWPPRLGITQYPHLSVPGVTAIAVWAVAAALALFTLPGRGARAAWALAWAILGASCIIGMPAERLTYIPSMFLLPLWAERLSRLPWQEALRGLAWGGLVAAAAAGFLVGGQKWASMPALMEAGVRTCPGDPSMRDNLADAYYYLTTLTGAPDTARARLLEMSAEQSRYSAILDARRPRPWFSLSRTYFDLGRDARALDASRRGQALGELPAGFFMRAQILTRMGRFDEADDAAYRALADPVGMHDPERWTLLGWIRFRRGDYGQSVLASRQATKIDPRSRVAAYNMALALACSGADSADTAFRNALRVDDDGSGAAAALEDIAEHGARGGKGAEVAARAFFGAAAARFAAHDSVGDALEVALGKAAQTWPKLRDLAPPGAVR, from the coding sequence ATGGAGCGCGATAGGGGCAGCACCCGGGCCGCCGCCGGGCCCTCGCTCCCCGGGTGGCTGGGCCGCCCCGGGCGCCGGACGCTGTTCTTCGCGCCCTTCCTGCTGGCGCTCCTGCTCTCGCTGCCCGCCCTGCGCTGGCCGCTGGTGTGGGACGACATCAACCTGCTGGCCGGGGACACCTTCACGCACCGACTGCGCAACGTGCCCGCGGCGTTCACGCGCCCGTTCTGGAACATGGATCCGCCGAGCCGGGAGCGGTTCGACTACTACCGGCCGGTGACCACCGTCACCTACATCCTGAACTACGCCGCCGGGGGACTGCGAAGCGAGGGCTACCACGGCGTGAACTCGCTGCTCTATGCGCTCACCTGCGGCCTGCTGGGACTGACGCTCGCGGAGCTGGGGCTGGCGGCGGGGGTGGCGCTGGCCGGCGCGACCCTGTTCGCGGCGTGGCCCGCGCACAACGAGAGCGTGCTGTTCATCGCCGGGCGCACCGACCTGCTGGCGGGCGGGTTCGGGCTGCTGCAGCTGTTCTTCTGCGCGCGCCACCGTCGCGATCGCGGGCCGGGGGCGCTGAACCTGGCCGGCATGGTGGTGGCCGGCGCGGGGGCGGCGTTCTCCAAGGAAGTGGGGTTCGCCATGCCGGTGGTGATCCTGGCCCATGAGTGGGCCTCGGGATGGCGGCGCGATTCGTGGATCCGCTCGCTGGCCTCGGTCGTGCCGGCCGCGGCCGGCTTCACGGCCGCCCGGCTGGTGCTGGCGGGGCGCCCGCACGCGGCCTGGGCGGGAGTAGAGCCCTTCCTCACCACCTTCGGGCTGGCCTCGAGCATCCTGCTCCTGCCCTGGCCCCCGAGGCTCGGCATCACGCAGTATCCGCACCTCTCCGTTCCCGGCGTGACCGCGATCGCGGTTTGGGCCGTCGCGGCGGCGCTCGCGCTCTTCACCCTGCCGGGGCGCGGCGCGCGGGCGGCCTGGGCGCTGGCCTGGGCTATCCTGGGTGCATCCTGCATCATCGGGATGCCGGCCGAGCGGCTCACCTACATCCCCAGCATGTTCCTCCTGCCGTTGTGGGCGGAGCGGCTTTCGCGCCTGCCGTGGCAGGAGGCGCTGCGCGGACTCGCGTGGGGGGGCCTGGTGGCCGCGGCCGCGGCCGGGTTCCTGGTGGGCGGGCAGAAGTGGGCTTCGATGCCCGCGCTCATGGAAGCCGGGGTGCGCACCTGCCCGGGAGATCCGAGCATGCGCGACAACCTGGCGGATGCCTACTACTACCTCACCACCTTGACCGGGGCCCCGGACACGGCGCGTGCGCGACTGCTCGAGATGTCCGCGGAGCAGTCGCGCTATTCGGCGATTCTCGACGCCCGCCGGCCGCGGCCGTGGTTCTCTCTGTCCCGGACCTACTTCGACCTGGGCCGCGATGCCCGGGCCCTGGACGCCTCCCGCCGCGGCCAGGCCCTGGGCGAGCTGCCCGCGGGGTTCTTCATGAGGGCCCAGATCCTCACCCGCATGGGCCGCTTCGACGAGGCCGACGACGCCGCGTACCGGGCGCTCGCCGACCCGGTGGGAATGCACGACCCGGAGCGGTGGACGCTGCTGGGCTGGATCCGGTTCCGCCGCGGGGACTATGGGCAGTCCGTGCTGGCCTCGCGTCAGGCGACGAAGATCGATCCGCGGTCGCGCGTCGCGGCCTACAACATGGCGCTGGCCCTGGCGTGCTCGGGCGCGGACTCGGCGGACACCGCCTTCCGGAACGCGCTGCGGGTGGATGACGATGGCTCCGGCGCGGCCGCGGCGCTGGAGGACATCGCCGAGCACGGCGCGCGCGGCGGCAAGGGCGCGGAGGTCGCGGCGCGCGCGTTCTTCGGAGCGGCGGCGGCGCGATTCGCCGCGCACGACAGCGTCGGCGACGCCTTGGAGGTCGCGCTGGGAAAGGCGGCGCAGACCTGGCCGAAGCTCCGCGACCTCGCCCCCCCGGGAGCGGTCCGGTGA
- a CDS encoding HAD-IG family 5'-nucleotidase, giving the protein MTSDRPTRNRPRASHSRFSPPAVPRAERVYVNRNLRFSSVSAIGFDLDHTLAHYDPLPVEKLAFEATLDKLVTERNYPPEIRNFRYDPAYVIRGLVVDRDRGNVLKMDYFNFVARGFHGRQRLGTQARREIYRAQKFHLAHTTHVSVDTLFHLPEVYLFMCLVEFLEQKEGRCDLDYSTVYGDVRAMIDRAHGDGAIKTPIVGSPEKFLRRDPLLAPTLEDFRRSGRKLFLLTNSELYYTDALMSYLLPPAETGRRNWREFFDLIVVDAGKPGYFLSGANHVQGLHPPDGPGAPRHLEEQFGVPAYSGGDAAFLQKILDAAGDRVLYFGDHTYGDILRSKRSLGWRTAMIVPEVEAEVGVTGTIAEDLKQLAALIDARDRVELRRAAAEREFRALALTDPGASEAKAARRRTRLEALRRNMGALREELARHTSEIDVLGRKCSNAYNRHWGSVFREDNEITRFGHQLKDFACLYTSRVSNFLHYPSNFYFRSPVGLMPHEM; this is encoded by the coding sequence GTGACCTCTGATCGCCCGACCCGGAACCGACCGCGCGCCTCGCACAGCCGATTCTCGCCGCCTGCGGTGCCCCGCGCCGAGCGGGTGTACGTGAACCGCAACCTGCGTTTCTCCTCGGTGTCCGCCATCGGGTTCGACCTGGACCATACCCTGGCCCACTACGACCCGCTGCCGGTGGAAAAGCTGGCCTTCGAGGCCACCCTCGACAAGCTGGTGACCGAGCGCAACTACCCGCCCGAGATCCGCAACTTCCGATACGACCCGGCCTACGTGATCCGCGGCCTGGTGGTGGACCGCGACCGCGGCAACGTGCTCAAGATGGACTACTTCAACTTCGTGGCCCGCGGCTTTCACGGCCGGCAGCGGCTCGGCACGCAGGCGCGGCGGGAGATCTATCGCGCCCAGAAGTTCCACCTGGCGCACACCACCCACGTCTCGGTGGACACGCTGTTCCACCTGCCCGAGGTGTACCTGTTCATGTGCCTGGTGGAGTTCCTGGAGCAGAAGGAAGGTCGCTGCGACCTGGACTACTCCACCGTGTACGGCGACGTGCGCGCCATGATCGACCGGGCGCACGGCGACGGCGCCATCAAGACGCCCATCGTCGGCTCGCCGGAGAAGTTCCTGCGACGCGACCCGCTGCTGGCCCCCACGCTGGAGGACTTCCGCCGCAGCGGCCGGAAGCTGTTCCTGCTCACCAACTCGGAACTGTACTACACCGACGCACTGATGTCGTACCTGCTCCCGCCGGCGGAGACGGGGCGCCGGAACTGGCGCGAGTTCTTCGATCTCATCGTGGTGGACGCCGGCAAGCCCGGCTACTTCCTCTCGGGGGCCAACCACGTGCAGGGACTTCACCCGCCGGACGGGCCGGGTGCGCCCCGCCACCTCGAGGAGCAGTTCGGCGTGCCGGCCTACAGCGGCGGGGACGCCGCGTTTCTCCAGAAGATCCTGGACGCCGCCGGCGACCGCGTCCTGTACTTCGGCGACCACACCTACGGCGACATCCTGCGCTCCAAGCGCTCCCTGGGCTGGCGCACCGCCATGATCGTGCCGGAGGTGGAGGCGGAGGTCGGCGTCACCGGGACCATCGCCGAGGACCTCAAACAGCTGGCGGCGCTCATCGACGCGCGCGACCGGGTGGAGCTGCGCCGCGCCGCGGCCGAGCGCGAGTTCCGCGCGCTGGCGCTCACCGACCCCGGCGCGTCGGAGGCCAAGGCCGCGCGGCGCCGCACCCGGCTGGAGGCGCTGCGCCGGAACATGGGCGCGCTGCGCGAGGAGCTGGCGCGCCACACTTCCGAGATTGACGTGCTGGGGCGCAAGTGCAGCAACGCCTACAACCGCCACTGGGGCTCGGTATTCCGCGAGGACAACGAAATCACGCGCTTTGGTCACCAGCTCAAGGACTTCGCGTGCCTGTACACCTCGCGCGTGAGCAACTTCCTGCACTACCCGTCCAACTTCTACTTCCGATCCCCCGTGGGGCTCATGCCGCATGAGATGTAG
- a CDS encoding squalene/phytoene synthase family protein, translating to MRTMKIPQPWTAEEVRAAHAVTSAGRPYLYLASRLLADPLPRTAFEVAYASMRGVDDAVDERAAGAGGTELRAGVTRWLERARAARRGERGTGDVMQGALATLFRVCELPFEPWERLGAALLEDLSRDGFETLEEFLAYSEGVAVGPGRLFAMLMSSTSAGGRHVPHPASHHPAFAELARFTYLVHGLRDLARDLEGPMRGTALAPRAELRAAGLDPSALTTGPAAARNAWVLSVAGRARAIRRRAGDPWRLPGQEMPPGAAFVLAFLVSLYERQLGRIESRGGDVFSDSHRMGSGDVLDAAQLTVSQYHGAPEDWRERLQAELGDGAAPRA from the coding sequence ATGCGAACGATGAAGATACCACAGCCGTGGACGGCGGAGGAGGTGCGCGCCGCGCACGCGGTGACCTCCGCGGGACGGCCCTACCTGTACCTGGCCTCGCGGCTGCTGGCCGACCCGCTGCCGCGCACGGCATTCGAGGTGGCCTACGCCTCCATGCGCGGTGTGGATGACGCCGTGGACGAGCGCGCCGCGGGAGCCGGCGGGACCGAACTGCGCGCCGGAGTGACCCGCTGGCTGGAGCGGGCGCGCGCCGCCCGCCGCGGCGAGCGGGGGACCGGTGACGTGATGCAGGGCGCGCTGGCCACGCTCTTCCGCGTGTGCGAGCTGCCCTTCGAGCCCTGGGAGCGGTTGGGGGCGGCGCTGCTGGAGGACCTGAGCCGCGACGGCTTCGAGACGCTCGAGGAGTTCCTGGCCTACTCCGAGGGCGTGGCCGTGGGCCCGGGCCGGCTCTTCGCCATGCTGATGAGTTCCACGTCCGCCGGGGGCCGCCACGTGCCTCATCCCGCTTCGCATCACCCCGCCTTCGCCGAGCTGGCGCGGTTCACCTACCTGGTGCACGGACTGCGCGACCTGGCCCGCGACCTCGAAGGGCCCATGCGGGGCACGGCCCTGGCGCCCCGCGCCGAGCTGCGCGCCGCGGGGCTGGATCCGTCGGCCCTCACCACCGGCCCGGCCGCCGCCCGGAACGCCTGGGTGCTTTCCGTGGCCGGTCGCGCCCGGGCCATCCGCCGGCGCGCCGGGGATCCCTGGCGGCTCCCCGGCCAGGAGATGCCGCCCGGGGCGGCCTTCGTGCTGGCGTTCCTGGTGTCGCTCTACGAGCGCCAGTTGGGCCGCATCGAATCCCGGGGGGGCGACGTGTTCTCCGACTCCCACCGGATGGGCTCCGGGGACGTCCTGGACGCTGCACAACTCACTGTCTCCCAATACCATGGCGCTCCGGAAGACTGGCGCGAGCGCCTCCAGGCGGAGCTGGGGGACGGGGCCGCTCCGCGCGCCTGA
- a CDS encoding MarR family transcriptional regulator: MGEVLARRLKQTRFESSHQEVLLNLLVAADYLKACVMRALPGDGLSVSQYNVLRILRGAGPEGRTRCEIAVRMLDRNPDVTRTLDRLDAAGMVQRCPGTLDRRTTVSRITAKGLGAVDAIDGPMRRETRRVMGRLTEAERFELSRLVEKLYGPDLEAD; this comes from the coding sequence ATGGGTGAAGTGTTGGCGAGGCGACTGAAGCAGACCCGGTTCGAGTCCAGCCACCAGGAGGTGCTCCTGAATCTGCTGGTGGCCGCGGACTACCTGAAGGCGTGTGTGATGCGGGCGCTCCCCGGGGACGGACTCAGCGTTTCGCAGTACAACGTGCTTCGCATCCTGAGGGGGGCCGGCCCGGAGGGGCGCACCCGCTGCGAGATCGCCGTGCGGATGCTCGACCGCAACCCCGACGTGACGCGCACCCTGGACCGACTGGACGCCGCCGGCATGGTACAGCGGTGTCCCGGCACCCTGGACCGGCGCACCACGGTCTCGCGCATCACCGCGAAGGGGCTGGGCGCGGTGGATGCCATTGACGGCCCGATGCGCCGCGAGACGCGCCGCGTCATGGGCAGGCTCACCGAGGCCGAGCGCTTCGAGTTGAGCCGCCTGGTCGAGAAGCTCTACGGCCCGGACCTGGAAGCTGATTGA
- a CDS encoding YceI family protein → MKRRTLVRTLTTLGLAAAVSAQAAPVSYRIDPSHSEVGFTIRHLVSKVHGNFAKFKGTFTYDAANLAASSVTVEIPTASINTGVERRDNHLRSADFFAADSFPTITFASKSVKPLGKDSFEFTGDLTMRGVTRPVTLTANVLGSGPGADGVGRMGFEAVGKLNRKDFGVLWNHQLDKGGFVLGDDVNLNITVEAIEGAAPAPAPAPQK, encoded by the coding sequence ATGAAACGTCGCACGCTCGTCCGCACGCTCACCACCCTGGGCCTGGCCGCGGCCGTCTCCGCGCAGGCCGCCCCGGTCAGCTACAGGATCGACCCGTCGCATTCCGAGGTGGGCTTCACCATCCGCCACCTGGTCAGCAAGGTGCACGGCAACTTCGCGAAGTTCAAGGGCACCTTCACCTACGACGCCGCCAACCTGGCCGCCTCCTCGGTGACCGTGGAGATCCCCACCGCCAGCATCAACACCGGCGTGGAGCGGCGGGACAATCACCTTCGCAGCGCGGACTTCTTCGCCGCCGACAGTTTCCCGACCATCACGTTTGCCAGCAAGTCCGTGAAGCCGCTGGGCAAGGACAGCTTCGAGTTCACCGGCGACCTCACCATGCGCGGCGTGACGCGTCCTGTGACGCTGACGGCAAACGTGCTGGGTTCCGGCCCGGGCGCGGACGGCGTCGGCCGCATGGGCTTCGAGGCCGTCGGCAAGCTGAACCGCAAGGACTTCGGCGTGCTGTGGAACCACCAGCTCGACAAGGGCGGGTTCGTGCTGGGCGACGACGTGAACCTGAACATCACCGTCGAGGCCATCGAAGGGGCGGCGCCCGCGCCCGCGCCGGCGCCACAGAAGTAG
- a CDS encoding metal-dependent transcriptional regulator: MSTSPLRNRHGLAVSTEHYLRAILELREERGYARVVDIATRLGITKGSVSIALGHLEERGLVRFDAARFPKLTPPGRRVAMDVRGRFKIVLTFLTDVLGLPPDRASAEACRWEHVISHDAADRMLDLLRFASEDEEQRRLLDRFQGFHRQCGTELPCSTCRAHGPVEIFCLEPKGEPNEKDA; the protein is encoded by the coding sequence ATGTCAACATCCCCACTTCGAAACCGCCACGGGCTGGCGGTGAGCACCGAGCACTATCTGCGGGCCATCCTCGAGCTCCGCGAGGAGCGCGGCTACGCGCGCGTGGTGGACATCGCGACGCGGCTGGGGATCACCAAGGGCTCGGTTTCCATCGCCCTGGGACACCTGGAGGAGCGCGGCCTGGTGCGCTTCGATGCCGCCCGCTTTCCGAAGCTCACGCCCCCCGGCCGGCGCGTGGCCATGGATGTCCGGGGCCGCTTCAAGATCGTCCTGACGTTTCTCACCGACGTCCTGGGCCTGCCGCCCGACCGGGCCTCCGCCGAGGCGTGCCGCTGGGAGCACGTGATCAGCCACGACGCCGCCGACCGAATGCTGGACCTGCTGCGGTTTGCCTCGGAGGACGAGGAACAGCGCCGGCTCCTGGACCGCTTCCAGGGGTTCCACCGCCAGTGCGGCACGGAGCTTCCCTGTTCCACATGCCGGGCCCACGGGCCCGTGGAGATCTTCTGCCTCGAACCGAAGGGAGAGCCGAATGAGAAGGATGCCTGA